In the Flavobacterium pallidum genome, one interval contains:
- a CDS encoding DUF983 domain-containing protein — MYVNPNPFNLREVLKMKDKCAHCGLKYMIEPSFFYGAMYVSYGLNVLIGIGVFAVCFFAFKADVTVTFISIIMSLIVLMPLVLRWSRNIYINMFVSPERKQD; from the coding sequence ATGTATGTGAACCCAAATCCATTTAATTTGCGGGAAGTCCTGAAAATGAAAGACAAATGCGCGCACTGCGGCCTGAAATATATGATTGAGCCATCATTTTTTTATGGTGCTATGTATGTGAGCTATGGACTGAATGTACTTATAGGGATTGGCGTATTCGCAGTTTGCTTTTTTGCTTTCAAGGCGGATGTAACCGTCACTTTTATAAGCATCATCATGAGCTTGATCGTATTGATGCCTTTGGTCCTGAGATGGTCCAGGAATATTTACATCAACATGTTTGTTTCGCCAGAAAGAAAACAGGATTAA
- a CDS encoding NAD(P)/FAD-dependent oxidoreductase, with protein MVDYLIVGCGLAGIAFAETAIEKGKSVIVYDNDSQNSSKVAGGLFNPVILKRYSRLQDAMEQVKLLQVFYCSIENKLCVKDKIVFDLPVLRKFFSIEEQNNWFMASDKPGLTEFLSTTLFTKSFNGIQSPFDYGQVLHTGYVDTQMLIAVYRDYLNDINSIRFETFDYGSLSINYDRISYHNLEAKHIVFAEGFGIHSNPYFNYLPLDGTKGELLIIKAPDLELDVILNTNVFILPLGNNLFKVGATYNWDDKTPIPTPAGREELIQRTKEILQCDFEIIEHLAGIRPTVRDRKPLLGTHPDYPRMHILNGLGTRGVMLGPFMAQKLFDHIENQILLEPSISIKRFAPA; from the coding sequence ATGGTTGATTATTTAATTGTTGGTTGCGGACTTGCCGGTATCGCTTTTGCTGAAACAGCGATAGAGAAGGGGAAATCCGTTATTGTTTACGACAATGATTCGCAAAACTCCTCTAAAGTTGCCGGAGGCCTTTTCAATCCTGTCATACTGAAGCGTTACAGCCGGTTGCAGGATGCGATGGAACAGGTAAAGTTGCTGCAAGTCTTTTATTGCAGCATAGAAAATAAGCTGTGTGTCAAAGACAAAATTGTTTTCGATTTGCCTGTGCTGAGAAAGTTCTTTTCAATTGAAGAACAAAACAATTGGTTTATGGCATCTGATAAACCTGGCCTGACCGAGTTCCTTTCCACAACACTATTTACAAAAAGTTTCAACGGTATTCAATCGCCTTTCGATTATGGGCAGGTATTGCATACAGGATATGTAGATACACAAATGCTGATAGCAGTTTACCGGGATTATCTTAACGACATCAACTCAATCCGTTTTGAAACGTTCGACTATGGCAGCCTAAGCATCAATTATGATCGGATTTCATATCACAACCTTGAAGCAAAGCATATCGTTTTTGCGGAAGGTTTCGGAATCCATTCGAATCCATACTTCAATTACCTTCCTTTAGATGGTACGAAAGGCGAATTGCTTATTATCAAAGCGCCTGATCTCGAACTTGATGTCATCCTCAATACGAATGTGTTTATACTGCCGCTCGGCAATAATTTATTTAAAGTTGGGGCGACTTATAACTGGGATGATAAAACACCAATTCCTACTCCCGCCGGCAGAGAAGAACTCATCCAAAGAACCAAAGAAATCCTGCAATGTGATTTCGAAATCATAGAGCACCTCGCCGGAATCCGCCCTACAGTAAGAGACAGAAAACCGTTGTTAGGTACACATCCTGATTATCCACGAATGCACATCCTGAACGGATTGGGGACACGTGGCGTCATGCTTGGCCCATTTATGGCGCAAAAGCTATTTGATCATATTGAGAATCAAATCCTTTTGGAGCCATCAATAAGCATTAAACGGTTTGCGCCGGCTTAA
- the porN gene encoding type IX secretion system ring subunit PorN/GldN, giving the protein MNCKNLLSIAILLAGGLTSFAQSNLLNAKTPDEIGKKTEAQLNSDNDKPLPYGYVHDRDVMMGKTVMEIIDLDERINFPMYFPIDTNNIGKDRRSLFDVIIKGIKSGKITEVYADPYFNTKRPLGDLENTFKFRDTTNAGRDEINNDPEAYKGRHVEAQPEKRNKKGKVISPATPAQDLPAAKVLSAEFIDERFLTSQDISAYKIKGYWYFDKRQGEMKYRLLGICPVAPEAKEVGKEDPDVIELFWVYFPAARDVLHASNAFNDKNSAMPISFDHLLNSRRFNSVIYEEENVYGDRLIEDYMKDNAQLQLLESERLKEKIRNFEQDMWNY; this is encoded by the coding sequence ATGAATTGCAAAAATCTTTTATCAATAGCAATTTTGCTTGCAGGAGGCCTTACTTCTTTTGCTCAGTCTAATCTGTTGAATGCAAAGACACCGGATGAGATTGGCAAGAAAACAGAAGCCCAATTGAATTCTGATAATGACAAGCCGCTTCCTTACGGTTACGTTCACGACAGGGATGTAATGATGGGTAAAACGGTTATGGAAATTATTGACCTTGATGAAAGAATCAATTTCCCAATGTACTTCCCAATCGATACCAACAATATTGGTAAAGACAGAAGGTCTTTGTTTGATGTCATTATCAAGGGTATCAAATCAGGAAAAATTACTGAGGTATATGCAGATCCATATTTCAATACAAAACGCCCTTTGGGGGATTTGGAGAATACATTTAAGTTTCGCGATACTACCAATGCTGGTAGGGACGAAATAAACAATGATCCTGAAGCTTACAAAGGAAGGCACGTTGAAGCACAACCTGAAAAAAGGAACAAAAAGGGTAAGGTAATTTCTCCTGCAACTCCGGCACAGGATCTTCCGGCTGCTAAAGTACTTTCTGCAGAGTTCATCGACGAAAGATTTTTGACTTCTCAGGATATCTCGGCTTACAAAATCAAAGGCTATTGGTATTTTGATAAAAGGCAAGGTGAGATGAAGTACAGGTTGCTAGGCATTTGTCCAGTAGCTCCTGAGGCTAAAGAAGTTGGCAAAGAAGATCCGGATGTAATTGAATTGTTCTGGGTATATTTCCCGGCAGCCAGAGATGTCCTGCACGCTTCAAATGCATTCAATGATAAGAATTCTGCGATGCCAATCTCTTTTGACCACCTGTTGAACTCAAGACGTTTCAATTCTGTAATTTATGAAGAAGAAAACGTTTATGGAGATAGGCTGATTGAGGATTATATGAAGGATAACGCGCAATTGCAATTGCTCGAGTCGGAAAGGCTTAAGGAAAAGATTCGCAACTTCGAACAGGATATGTGGAATTATTAA
- the porM gene encoding type IX secretion system motor protein PorM/GldM, producing MAGGKLTPRQKMINLMYLVFIAMLALNMSKEVLSAFGLMNEKFESANTASKATNQQMLAALDLKASEAAGEFAGAAATAHKVEAASKKFYDFIETCKEETKKGVQIEENGKLPYEQMDKGQNLDESWFIGDDYTKRGNEVIAAINAYKNEMKAALTDKKYAAILAEVNKAFDVSDVTNKEGLKDKFLNYHFKGFPAIASLSTLSAWQSDVKKAESDVISAALGKAAVQAASYSNYQAIVVLEKNAYFQGENVKGKVVLGRYDENTKPTSFQGPGKLENGQAVISLTAGSVGEQKINGQFTFLEDGKNIPLKFEGNYVVVPRPNEATISADKMNVVYRGVSNPMTISFAGVAQNDVKASAPGLRDLGKGKYMMNPGSGTEVKINVNAKLPDGKSVTDTRVFRIKNIPAPQGAIGKMMGVVKGQKSRLEASTVTAELPDFDFEVKINVVQFSMKVPGQPTVVVNGNKLNSQAKAALARTSRGDQVTFSEIKTKLEGSDIILKQTAPVIYEIQ from the coding sequence ATGGCAGGAGGAAAATTAACCCCTAGACAGAAGATGATTAACCTGATGTATCTGGTTTTCATCGCGATGTTAGCACTAAATATGTCCAAAGAAGTTTTATCGGCTTTTGGCTTGATGAACGAAAAATTTGAATCAGCAAATACGGCATCTAAAGCAACCAATCAGCAAATGCTTGCTGCTTTGGATCTGAAAGCTTCCGAAGCTGCCGGTGAATTTGCTGGAGCTGCTGCGACCGCTCATAAAGTAGAAGCTGCTTCTAAGAAGTTTTATGATTTTATTGAAACCTGTAAAGAAGAAACCAAAAAAGGTGTACAAATCGAAGAGAATGGTAAGTTGCCATATGAGCAAATGGACAAAGGTCAGAATCTTGACGAAAGCTGGTTTATAGGTGATGATTACACTAAAAGAGGTAATGAAGTAATTGCTGCAATCAACGCTTACAAAAATGAAATGAAAGCGGCTCTTACAGATAAAAAGTACGCTGCAATTTTAGCCGAAGTAAATAAAGCTTTTGATGTCTCTGATGTTACAAATAAAGAAGGGCTTAAGGATAAATTCTTGAATTATCATTTTAAAGGTTTTCCTGCAATCGCGTCTTTGTCAACATTATCAGCATGGCAAAGTGATGTTAAGAAAGCTGAGTCTGATGTAATCAGCGCGGCTTTAGGAAAAGCGGCTGTTCAGGCGGCATCTTACAGCAATTATCAGGCAATCGTAGTTTTGGAAAAAAATGCTTATTTCCAAGGAGAGAATGTAAAAGGTAAAGTTGTATTGGGTCGTTATGACGAAAATACGAAACCTACTTCTTTCCAGGGTCCTGGTAAATTGGAGAACGGTCAAGCCGTGATTTCTTTGACAGCTGGTAGTGTTGGAGAGCAGAAAATTAACGGACAGTTTACTTTCCTTGAGGATGGTAAAAATATTCCTTTGAAATTCGAAGGCAACTATGTTGTCGTACCTCGTCCTAACGAAGCAACTATTTCAGCTGATAAAATGAATGTGGTTTACCGTGGTGTTTCCAATCCAATGACTATTTCGTTTGCAGGAGTTGCTCAAAATGATGTTAAAGCGAGCGCGCCTGGACTAAGAGATCTTGGAAAAGGAAAGTACATGATGAATCCAGGTTCTGGAACTGAGGTAAAAATCAATGTAAATGCGAAATTACCTGATGGTAAATCGGTTACTGATACAAGGGTTTTCAGGATTAAGAACATTCCTGCTCCACAAGGTGCCATCGGAAAAATGATGGGTGTTGTAAAAGGGCAGAAATCAAGGCTTGAGGCTTCAACCGTAACTGCAGAGCTACCTGATTTTGATTTTGAGGTTAAGATTAACGTAGTGCAGTTTAGCATGAAAGTTCCGGGACAACCTACAGTGGTTGTGAATGGCAATAAACTGAATTCGCAAGCTAAGGCTGCTTTGGCAAGAACAAGCAGAGGTGACCAGGTAACGTTTTCTGAAATCAAGACTAAATTGGAAGGTTCAGACATTATCCTGAAGCAAACTGCCCCAGTTATTTACGAAATACAATAA
- the porL gene encoding type IX secretion system motor protein PorL/GldL: MAILSKKAMNFAYGMGAAVVIVGALFKIIHFELGPLTGNVMLTIGLVTEALIFALSAFEPVDNELDWSLVYPELAGGQAKEKGKKEDPKDAQGMLSQKLDAMLKEAKVDGELMASLGNSIKNFESAAKGISPAADGIAATKKYSEELSMAAAQMESLNSLYKVQLESASRNAEANKEIADNASKLKEQMQSMTANIASLNNVYGGMLSAMSNKG, translated from the coding sequence ATGGCAATTTTAAGCAAAAAAGCAATGAACTTCGCTTACGGTATGGGAGCGGCGGTAGTAATCGTAGGAGCGTTATTCAAAATCATCCACTTTGAGCTTGGTCCTTTGACAGGTAACGTGATGCTTACTATTGGTCTTGTAACTGAAGCTTTAATCTTTGCATTATCAGCATTCGAACCTGTAGATAATGAACTTGACTGGTCATTGGTATATCCTGAATTGGCTGGTGGTCAAGCTAAAGAAAAAGGTAAAAAAGAGGATCCGAAAGATGCTCAGGGCATGTTGTCTCAAAAATTGGATGCTATGCTTAAAGAAGCAAAAGTTGACGGTGAATTGATGGCAAGTTTAGGAAACAGTATCAAAAATTTCGAATCTGCTGCTAAAGGAATTTCTCCTGCCGCTGATGGAATTGCTGCTACTAAGAAATACAGCGAAGAGCTTTCTATGGCTGCTGCACAAATGGAATCTTTGAACAGCCTTTACAAAGTACAATTGGAGAGCGCTTCAAGAAATGCTGAAGCTAACAAAGAAATTGCTGACAACGCCAGCAAACTGAAAGAACAAATGCAGTCTATGACGGCAAACATCGCATCATTGAACAATGTATACGGTGGTATGCTTTCTGCAATGAGCAATAAAGGATAA
- the porK gene encoding T9SS ring complex lipoprotein PorK/GldK — translation MKKFIAFAALSSLLFSCGSSDKGELVGVKGKKWHPEKPYGMSLVPGGAFIMGKSDDDLANIGDAPTKTVTVRSFYMDETEITNSEYRQFVEWVKDSTIRVRLAILADEVGGGAGGGTAAGKGKSGKAGGSINDYAFNDADPAKMTPYDKYMYENYYSVSDGEDMYAGRKLNHKVKLQTNTAKYPDEYYSEVMDSMYIPVAESYNGLRTIDVSKLKFRYSWMDIQAAAKAKKGKRSKFIKTEQEPIYPDTTAWIKDFAYSYNEPMHNDYFWHQAYSEYPVVGVSWKQAKAFCAWRTLNKNTYIKSKKKHNDLVNSFRLPTEAEWEYAARGGLESATYPWGGPYAKSDRGCFLANFKPNRGDYAADGALYTVEAKSYDPNGYNLYNMAGNVSEWTDSSYDPGAYEYVSTMNPNVPDTKNQRKVVRGGSWKDVSYYLQVSTRDFEYADTARSYIGFRTVQDYMGLQVTGNAPKN, via the coding sequence ATGAAGAAGTTCATTGCATTTGCAGCATTATCATCATTATTGTTCAGCTGTGGTTCAAGCGATAAAGGAGAACTTGTTGGAGTAAAAGGAAAAAAATGGCATCCTGAGAAACCTTATGGAATGTCGTTAGTCCCTGGAGGCGCTTTTATCATGGGTAAATCAGATGATGATTTGGCTAATATAGGTGATGCTCCTACAAAGACAGTAACGGTACGTTCATTTTACATGGATGAAACGGAAATTACAAATAGCGAATACCGTCAGTTTGTGGAGTGGGTAAAAGACTCTACGATCAGGGTTCGTTTGGCGATTCTTGCTGACGAAGTGGGTGGTGGTGCCGGAGGCGGGACTGCTGCTGGTAAAGGCAAAAGCGGTAAAGCTGGAGGAAGCATCAATGATTATGCTTTTAATGATGCTGATCCCGCTAAAATGACGCCTTACGACAAATATATGTACGAAAATTATTACAGCGTTAGTGATGGTGAGGATATGTATGCGGGAAGGAAGCTGAACCACAAAGTCAAACTTCAGACCAATACTGCCAAATACCCTGATGAATATTACAGTGAGGTTATGGATTCTATGTATATACCTGTTGCTGAGTCTTATAATGGTTTGAGGACTATTGATGTTTCTAAATTGAAATTCCGTTACTCTTGGATGGATATCCAGGCTGCTGCTAAAGCTAAAAAAGGAAAGAGAAGTAAGTTCATCAAAACAGAACAAGAGCCTATTTATCCGGATACTACTGCATGGATCAAGGATTTTGCGTATTCTTATAATGAGCCAATGCACAATGACTATTTCTGGCACCAGGCTTACAGCGAATATCCTGTTGTTGGAGTAAGCTGGAAACAGGCAAAAGCATTTTGCGCCTGGAGGACATTAAATAAAAATACATACATCAAATCTAAAAAGAAACACAACGATCTTGTAAATTCATTCCGTCTTCCTACAGAAGCAGAATGGGAGTATGCTGCAAGAGGTGGTCTGGAGTCTGCTACTTATCCGTGGGGAGGTCCTTATGCTAAGAGTGACAGAGGTTGTTTCTTGGCTAACTTCAAGCCTAACCGAGGGGATTATGCTGCTGACGGTGCTTTGTATACAGTAGAAGCTAAGTCTTACGATCCAAACGGATATAATCTTTACAATATGGCGGGTAACGTTTCTGAGTGGACTGATTCTTCGTATGATCCAGGAGCTTACGAATATGTTTCTACCATGAACCCGAATGTTCCTGATACGAAAAACCAACGTAAGGTAGTGCGTGGTGGTTCGTGGAAAGATGTTTCTTACTACCTTCAGGTAAGTACCCGTGATTTCGAATATGCTGATACTGCTAGAAGCTACATCGGATTCAGGACAGTACAGGACTATATGGGCTTGCAAGTAACAGGCAATGCGCCTAAAAATTAA
- a CDS encoding formimidoylglutamase, whose product MELDFLTPVSNDIIGFVDQLSSQHLGSKVAMHTDKDFPDLDRIRVAIVGVLENRGNPDRFEDADLTAIRKEFYSLFPGNWEGSIADLGDIQSGNSLHDTYFAVQAVIANLIKRRIIPVIIGGTQDLTYPLYRAYDHLEQMVNLVSIDNKFDFGKHDSPVSADSYLTKILMDEPTNLFNYSNIGYQTYYNSQEEIDLIEKLFFEAYRLGEVSANIAIAEPVFRDADVVSLDLTSVKSCDSGNFVTFTPNGFNGKEICSLARYAGISDKVSLFGIFNHNNSKQESVLVAQILWYFIEGFHYRSNEYPFGSKEHYLKYTVPTEDEFLVFYKSNKTDRWWIEIPFVSTGNNKLKRNTLLPCSYKDYEEACHQELPARWWKAQRKNIL is encoded by the coding sequence ATGGAACTGGATTTTCTGACTCCTGTAAGTAATGATATTATTGGTTTTGTTGATCAGCTTTCGTCCCAGCATTTGGGCAGTAAGGTGGCCATGCATACTGATAAGGATTTTCCGGATCTGGACCGGATTCGTGTCGCTATTGTTGGGGTGTTGGAGAACCGGGGGAATCCGGATCGCTTTGAAGATGCTGATCTGACGGCGATCCGTAAGGAATTTTACAGCCTTTTTCCCGGGAATTGGGAGGGTTCGATTGCAGATTTGGGCGATATACAATCAGGCAATTCACTGCATGATACATATTTTGCAGTCCAGGCGGTGATCGCTAATTTGATCAAGAGAAGGATTATACCTGTAATAATAGGAGGGACGCAGGATTTAACGTATCCTCTGTATCGTGCTTACGATCATCTGGAACAAATGGTAAACCTGGTGTCTATCGACAATAAGTTTGACTTTGGGAAACACGACAGTCCTGTCAGTGCAGATTCTTACCTGACAAAAATCCTGATGGACGAGCCGACGAACCTGTTCAATTATAGTAATATAGGATACCAGACCTATTATAATTCACAGGAAGAGATTGATTTAATAGAAAAGCTTTTTTTTGAAGCATATAGGCTTGGCGAAGTGTCTGCAAATATCGCCATTGCGGAGCCGGTTTTTCGCGATGCTGACGTGGTGAGTTTAGATTTAACATCTGTAAAGTCTTGTGATTCAGGTAATTTTGTTACTTTTACTCCGAATGGTTTCAATGGAAAGGAAATCTGTTCTTTGGCACGTTACGCGGGAATTAGTGATAAAGTATCTTTATTTGGGATTTTCAATCACAATAATTCAAAACAGGAATCCGTTTTAGTGGCCCAGATATTGTGGTATTTCATAGAAGGCTTCCATTACCGTTCCAATGAATATCCTTTTGGCAGCAAGGAGCATTACCTTAAATATACTGTTCCGACAGAAGATGAATTTCTGGTATTTTACAAGAGCAATAAAACTGATCGCTGGTGGATAGAAATCCCGTTTGTATCGACGGGTAATAATAAATTAAAAAGAAACACGTTATTACCGTGTTCGTATAAAGATTACGAAGAAGCGTGCCATCAGGAGCTGCCAGCGAGGTGGTGGAAAGCACAAAGAAAAAACATACTGTAA
- the topA gene encoding type I DNA topoisomerase — MAKNLVIVESPAKAKTIEKFLGADFQVESSYGHIADLPSKEIGVDVENGFKPRYEVSPDKKALVSKLKTLSKNAEMVWLASDEDREGEAISWHLAEELKLDSKKTKRIVFHEITKSAILKAIDNPREIDYNLVNAQQARRVLDRLVGYELSPVLWRKVKGGLSAGRVQSVAVRLIVEREREIQDFKSVATYSITAEFINEAGKSFKAKLPKNFGTKKEAEDFLNKNAGSIYKVSDLETKPTRKSPAAPFTTSTLQQEAARKLYLPVGITMQLAQRLYEAGLITYMRTDSVNLSQEAMGAAKAEIITSYGEQFSKPRTFANKSKGAQEAHEAIRPTDMSRHTVNIDRDQARLYELIWKRTLASQMSDAELERTNVKIEANNHSELFSATGEVLLFEGFLKVYLEGHDDDEEEQEGMLPAMKVGERLQNSYITATERYSRPSARYTEASLVKKLEELGIGRPSTYAPTISTIINRNYVEKGNLEGQERNYTQLTLVSGKVSEKQLKENTGSDKGKLVPTDIGIIVTDFLVKNFGNILDYNFTAKVEQDFDEIAEGNVNWAKMMQEFYSHFHPNVKEVEANAERESGERILGKDPKTGRQVSVRLGKFGPMAQIGEPEDDDKLFASLRTEQNIGSITLEEALNLFLLPKNLGIYKGEEVEVNNGRFGPYVRFGKVFISLPKGEDPLDVTMDRAKELVDEKLKADAPIAHYKNEGVQKGVGRFGPFIKWNGLFINVSKKYNFDNLSQSDIETLIEEKLQKDIDKVLQNWPEEGIVIEKARWGRSVITKGKIKIELSKDVDAASLTLAQVQEMIEKKTPKKAVKKTVAKTIVKKPAAKKTAAKKK; from the coding sequence ATGGCAAAGAATTTAGTGATCGTGGAGTCGCCTGCTAAGGCAAAAACAATAGAGAAATTCCTTGGTGCCGACTTCCAGGTGGAGTCGAGTTACGGCCATATTGCCGATCTTCCTTCCAAAGAAATCGGGGTTGATGTTGAGAACGGTTTCAAACCGAGATATGAGGTTTCGCCCGATAAGAAGGCTTTGGTAAGCAAACTCAAAACACTTTCAAAGAATGCCGAGATGGTCTGGCTCGCTTCCGATGAGGACCGTGAAGGAGAAGCCATTTCGTGGCACCTGGCCGAAGAACTAAAACTCGACAGCAAGAAGACAAAAAGGATTGTTTTCCATGAAATCACAAAGTCGGCCATCCTGAAAGCCATCGACAATCCACGTGAAATAGACTATAACCTTGTCAATGCACAACAGGCGCGGCGTGTTTTGGACCGCCTCGTAGGATATGAACTGTCGCCGGTGTTGTGGCGTAAAGTCAAAGGCGGATTATCAGCAGGACGTGTGCAATCTGTAGCGGTTCGTTTGATTGTGGAAAGGGAACGCGAGATACAGGACTTCAAATCTGTGGCAACGTATTCCATCACCGCAGAATTCATCAACGAAGCCGGAAAATCGTTTAAGGCAAAGCTTCCTAAAAACTTCGGCACTAAAAAAGAAGCTGAAGATTTCTTAAATAAAAATGCAGGCTCTATATATAAGGTATCGGATCTTGAAACCAAACCGACAAGGAAATCACCTGCGGCACCATTTACCACATCGACATTGCAGCAGGAAGCGGCACGAAAGCTGTACCTTCCGGTAGGCATCACAATGCAGTTGGCGCAACGGCTGTATGAAGCGGGATTGATTACTTATATGAGAACGGATAGCGTGAACCTTTCACAGGAAGCCATGGGCGCTGCCAAAGCAGAAATCATTACTTCGTATGGTGAGCAGTTTTCGAAACCGCGTACGTTCGCGAACAAAAGCAAAGGCGCGCAGGAAGCACACGAAGCCATTCGCCCGACGGACATGTCAAGGCATACCGTGAATATTGACCGCGACCAGGCCAGGCTTTATGAACTGATCTGGAAACGGACGCTTGCCTCGCAAATGAGTGACGCGGAACTGGAGCGCACCAACGTTAAGATTGAAGCCAATAACCATAGCGAATTGTTTAGTGCAACAGGTGAAGTATTGCTTTTTGAAGGCTTCCTGAAAGTATACCTCGAAGGGCATGATGACGATGAAGAAGAGCAGGAGGGCATGCTGCCGGCGATGAAAGTAGGCGAGAGGCTGCAGAATTCCTACATCACCGCAACGGAAAGGTATTCGAGGCCATCCGCAAGATATACCGAAGCGTCATTGGTAAAGAAACTCGAGGAGCTTGGCATCGGGAGGCCATCCACGTATGCACCGACGATTTCTACCATCATCAACAGAAATTATGTAGAGAAAGGCAACCTGGAAGGGCAGGAGCGTAATTATACGCAACTGACATTGGTTTCGGGTAAGGTTTCGGAAAAACAATTGAAGGAAAACACAGGTTCTGATAAAGGCAAGCTTGTCCCGACCGATATCGGGATCATTGTAACGGATTTTTTGGTGAAGAACTTCGGGAATATTTTAGATTACAATTTTACTGCTAAAGTGGAACAGGATTTTGACGAGATTGCAGAAGGCAATGTCAACTGGGCCAAGATGATGCAGGAGTTTTACAGCCATTTTCATCCGAATGTGAAGGAAGTGGAAGCCAATGCCGAGCGTGAAAGCGGGGAAAGAATCCTTGGAAAAGACCCGAAAACCGGCAGGCAGGTTAGTGTGCGCCTTGGGAAATTTGGTCCGATGGCACAAATCGGAGAGCCGGAAGATGATGATAAGCTGTTTGCGAGTTTAAGGACAGAGCAGAATATCGGGAGTATTACTTTGGAAGAAGCATTGAATTTGTTTTTGTTGCCGAAGAACCTTGGTATATATAAAGGTGAAGAAGTAGAAGTGAACAACGGCCGTTTCGGGCCTTATGTCCGTTTCGGGAAAGTGTTCATTTCATTGCCTAAAGGTGAAGATCCGCTGGATGTCACTATGGACCGTGCGAAGGAACTCGTCGACGAAAAGCTGAAAGCTGATGCGCCGATTGCGCATTATAAGAATGAAGGTGTTCAAAAAGGCGTGGGGCGCTTCGGGCCGTTTATTAAATGGAACGGGTTGTTCATCAATGTGAGTAAGAAATACAACTTCGACAACCTGTCGCAATCCGATATTGAAACACTGATAGAGGAAAAGCTGCAGAAGGATATTGATAAAGTGCTGCAAAACTGGCCTGAAGAAGGTATTGTGATTGAAAAAGCACGTTGGGGGAGATCGGTGATCACGAAAGGAAAAATCAAGATCGAACTGAGTAAGGATGTCGATGCTGCAAGTCTGACATTGGCGCAGGTCCAGGAAATGATCGAGAAGAAAACCCCGAAAAAAGCAGTGAAAAAGACTGTCGCGAAGACTATTGTAAAGAAACCGGCGGCTAAAAAAACAGCCGCGAAAAAGAAATAA